Proteins from a single region of Gossypium arboreum isolate Shixiya-1 chromosome 1, ASM2569848v2, whole genome shotgun sequence:
- the LOC108480519 gene encoding uncharacterized protein LOC108480519: MTFNDDNNDDEGGEVVPELKLRVEGNDDVNEKRVSLRQRLLEECEAEENNSLLKEPGFSSQSRRSIWYWIKLGILLTFLGLLVAVFLKWVGPFFMDKELMPLIKWEMATFSTPMLAVLIFASVALFPTIFLPSSPSMWVAGMAFGYGFGFLLIISAAAVGVSLPFFIGSLFLHRIQGWLEKYPKKAAFLRAAGGGNWLHQFKAVALIRLSPFPYILYNYCAVATHVEYGPYILGSLVGMVPEIFISIYTGTLIQTLADASQERHGLSAVQILLNVCGFLITLVAIIVFTVYAKRQLRKLQREEELV, translated from the exons ATGACTTTCAATGATGATAACAATGATGATGAGGGAGGAGAAGTGGTGCCGGAGCTGAAATTACGAGTTGAGGGTAATGATGATGTTAATGAGAAAAGGGTAAGTTTGAGACAGAGATTATTAGAAGAATGTGAAGCGGAAGAGAATAATTCTTTGTTAAAAGAGCCAGGTTTTTCTTCTCAATCGAGAAGGTCTATTTGGTACTGGATCAAGTTGGGAATTTTACTTACCTTTCTAGGGTTACTGGTTGCTGTTTTTCTCAAATGGGTTGGCCCTTTTTTCATGGATAAG GAGCTAATGCCTTTAATTAAATGGGAGATGGCAACCTTTAGTACTCCAATGCTGGCAGTTCTAATCTTTGCTTCTGTGGCATTATTCCCCACGATATTTCTCCCCTCTTCACCATCTATGTGGGTTGCCGGGATGGCATTCGGTTATGGTTTTGGATTTCTACTAATCATCTCCGCAGCTGCTGTGGGTGTATCATTGCCATTCTTTATCGGCTCTCTTTTCCTTCACAGGATTCAA GGCTGGTTAGAAAAATATCCTAAGAAAGCTGCCTTTCTGAGAGCAGCTGGTGGAGGAAATTGGCTTCATCAGTTTAAAGCTGTAGCATTAATCAGACTCTCTCCATTcccatatattttatataattactgTGCAGTTGCAACACATGTTGAGTATGGACCTTATATCTTGGGATCTTTGGTAGGAATGGTGCCAGAAATTTTTATTTCGATATACAC TGGCACCCTCATACAAACATTGGCAGACGCTTCACAAGAACGTCATGGCTTATCAGCTGTACAGATTTTGTTAAACGTTTGTGGTTTCCTCATAACTCTGGTGGCAATAATTGTTTTCACAGTTTAC
- the LOC108480909 gene encoding uncharacterized protein LOC108480909 yields MVRGRDACWEHCVLVDATRQKVRCNYCHREFSGGVYRMKFHLAQIKNKDIVPCAEVPDDVRDHIQSILNTPKKQKTPKKPKMDKTVANGQQNSSSASGGLHPNHGSSGQHGSTCPSLLFPHPSPSEQPATDDAQKQKLDDADKKIAVFFFHNSIPFSAAKSMYYQEMVDAIAECGVGYKAPSYEKLRSSLLEKVKGDIHDGYKKYREEWKETGCTVLCNSWSDGRTKSFVIFSVTYPKGTLFLKSVDVSGHEDDASYLFELLESVVLEVGLENVIQVITDSTASYVCAGRHLMAKYSSLFWSPCASYCIDKMLEDISKQEWVGIVLEEAKTIARYIYSHAWILNMMRKFTGGRELMRPRITRFVDNYLTLRSIVFQEDNLKHMFSHSEWLSSIYSRRSDAQAIKSLLYLERFWKSAREAVSVSESLVKILRIVDGDMPAMGYIYEGIERAKGAIKAYYKGIEEKYMPIWDIIDRRWNMQLHSPLHAAAAFLNPSIFYNPNFKIDLRMRNGFQEAMLKMATMDKDKIEITKEHPVYINAQGALGTDFAIMGRTLNAPGDWWASYGYEIPTLQRVAIRILSQPCSFHWCRWNWSTFETVHTKKRNKVEMEKLNDLVFVHCNLWLQTICQGRDGKCKPIIFDEIDVSSEWPTESEPSVPLLDDSWLDNLPLECRGSP; encoded by the exons ATGGTTCGTGGAAGAGATGCCTGCTGGGAGCATTGTGTACTTGTAGATGCAACGAGACAGAAAGTGAGGTGTAATTATTGTCACCGGGAATTCAGTGGAGGGGTTTATAGGATGAAGTTTCATTTAGCTCAAATAAAAAACAAAGATATAGTCCCCTGTGCTGAAGTCCCTGATGATGTTAGAGACcatatacaaagtatattaaatACTCCGAAGAAACAAAAAACTCCCAAGAAACCAAAGATGGATAAGACAGTTGCAAATGGCCAACAGAATAGTTCCTCTGCTAGTGGTGGTCTCCATCCTAACCATGGATCTAGTGGCCAACATGGCAGCACCTGTCCATCTTTGTTGTTTCCGCATCCATCGCCTAGTGAGCAGCCAGCAACTGACGATGCTCAAAAGCAAAAGCTGGATGATGCTGACAAAAAAATTGCTGTTTTCTTCTTCCATAATTCTATTCCTTTCAGTGCTGCTAAATCCATGTATTATCAGGAAATGGTGGATGCTATAGCAGAGTGTGGTGTTGGTTATAAAGCCCCAAGTTATGAAAAGTTGAGATCTAGCCTTTTAGAGAAAGTAAAGGGTGATATACATGATGGTTATAAGAAATATAGAGAGGAATGGAAAGAAACTGGTTGCACTGTCTTGTGTAATAGCTGGTCCGATGGTAGGACGAAATCGTTTGTTATATTTTCTGTCACATATCCAAAAGGGACACTCTTTTTGAAGTCTGTTGATGTCTCAGGTCATGAGGATGATGCTAGCTACTTATTTGAATTGCTTGAATCAGTTGTCTTGGAGGTTGGTTTGGAAAATGTAATTCAGGTGATAACAGATAGCACGGCCAGTTATGTTTGTGCAGGAAGACATCTCATGGCGAAGTACAGTTCGTTGTTTTGGTCTCCTTGTGCTTCTTATTGCATCGATAAGATGTTGGAAGACATTAGTAAACAAGAGTGGGTGGGCATTGTGTTGGAGGAGGCAAAGACCATTGCACGGTATATATACAGTCATGCATGGATTTTAAATATGATGCGGAAGTTCACTGGTGGAAGGGAACTAATGAGGCCCAGAATTACAAGATTCGTGGACAATTATCTTACCTTGAGGTCCATTGTGTTCCAGGAGGACAATTTAAAACACATGTTCTCTCATTCAGAGTGGTTATCATCCATTTATAGTAGACGTTCTGACGCTCAGGCTATTAAGTCGTTACTGTATTTAGAAAGATTTTGGAAGTCTGCACGTGAAGCTGTTAGTGTGTCTGAGTCACTGGTTAAGATATTACGGATTGTTGATGGTGACATGCCGGCTATGGGTTATATTTACGAAGGAATAGAGAGAGCAAAAGGTGCTATAAAGGCATATTATAAAGGTATTGAAGAAAAATACATGCCAATATGGGATATAATCGATCGGAGATGGAACATGCAACTTCACTCACCGTTACATGCTGCTGCAGCATTCTTGAATCCTTCAATATTCTATAACCCGAACTTCAAGATTGATTTAAGGATGAGGAATGGGTTTCAAGAAGCAATGCTTAAGATGGCTACGATGGATAAAGATAAAATAGAAATCACAAAGGAACATCCCGTGTACATAAATGCACAAGGCGCTCTAGGGACCGATTTTGCCATCATGGGGAGAACCCTCAATGCTCCAG GTGACTGGTGGGCGAGCTATGGTTATGAGATTCCGACGCTACAAAGAGTAGCAATAAGGATACTAAGCCAACCATGTAGCTTTCATTGGTGCAGATGGAATTGGAGCACGTTTGAGACCGTACATACGAAGAAACGAAACAAAGTGGAGATGGAGAAACTAAATGATTTGGTTTTTGTGCATTGCAATCTTTGGTTACAAACAATATGTCAGGGTAGGGATGGAAAATGTAAACCCATCATCTTTGATGAAATAGATGTTAGTTCAGAATGGCCAACCGAATCGGAACCTTCGGTTCCTCTATTGGATGATTCATGGTTAGATAATTTGCCCCTTGAATGCAGAGGTAGTCCATAA